Proteins encoded within one genomic window of Triticum aestivum cultivar Chinese Spring chromosome 2D, IWGSC CS RefSeq v2.1, whole genome shotgun sequence:
- the LOC123052816 gene encoding small RNA 2'-O-methyltransferase — MPTATATPTPKAVIHQRYGAKAVYRVDEVREAVDGVCPGLALPQSTRCVYRCQLDIPGVLSVSTPGTFVRKKDAEQAAAQIAIEKLGIQPTSNIPNTPEEAWEELISRISYFFTDENFPTSSHPLVGHLSVTLRRTGDFLGKIPISAIIACDVKVHTLCKIIDPKAEFDPLLVLSMIYNAAKQSPGVSVSNRNFWIQSQRPYSPEAVDLALQCWSGISDPIRVEAVLIPCAMEDGPKMVSLNISENEHYMGDIALKLSATDPSHVLVSRTVDKASSEMRFYFPAPDVQFVSDLSKQLVDDRENRNMNCIINKRASYISGQTIYGDAVLANVGYTRRDTELQTDHVNLCTYYRILLRKLPDGIYKISKDSILVAELPCVYARTSWKGPSPRDLLCSFCRLQRLSEPYFAANRVSASCNVLGSAVGSEEMGSAKATAGNQCANDGRIAKENPDMFKCSVKIYSKKRDLLLEYSTDYSWSKETDAIQNSALKVLIWFNRYFKQLNTPVEKLYLPKSTDGFTIYPNIFLQEFAMCLSVYGKTSGGDSRTCSAVGYFSMDTSYQQLESSAFLTDIDGQDSGVFPSHGSLACISYSVHLFMKDSRKRYLLEVNNEFEFEIGAGAVRNQLESCATQLSVNQSACFVDQLSDRDLSLAAACELSLDLSKICRDSCVLEFSVKVLQVTEPLEDRMEKALFNPPLSKQRVEFAVRHINQLHATTLVDFGCGSGSLLDSLLEHPTTLEKIVGVDISRKGLTRAAKSLHQKLSKKLLLQTSVPTAVLYHGSVTDFDSRLYGFDIGTCLEVIEHVEEDQASLFGNVVLSSFCPAVLIVSTPNYEYNPILQRSALPNKEEEQEQDAGPCKFRNHDHKFEWTRSQFQRWATRLAASHNYSVEFSGVGGSSDEPGYASQIAVFRRMARNQGESSLNEDDSHQPYEVLWEWPNASIPSH, encoded by the exons atgccgacggcgacggcgacgccgaCGCCCAAGGCGGTGATCCACCAGCGGTACGGCGCCAAGGCCGTCTACAGGGTGGATGAGGTGCGGGAGGCCGTTGACGGCGTCTGCCCCGGCCTCGCGCTGCCGCAGAGCACCAGGTGCGTCTACCGCTGCCAGCTCGACATCCCCGGGGTGCTCAGCGTCTCCACCCCGGGGACCTTCGTCAGGAAGAAGGACGCTGAGCAGGCCGCCGCGCAGATCGCCATCGAAAAG CTTGGTATTCAGCCCACATCAAATATCCCTAATACACCCGAAGAAGCTTGGGAGGAACTTATTAGTCGGATATCTTACTTTTTTACAGATGAG AACTTCCCCACATCATCTCATCCTCTTGTTGGGCACTTGAGTGTGACACTCAGAAGAACTGGGGACTTCCTTGGAAAGATACCTATTTCAGCTATTATTGCTTGTGATGTTAAGGTCCATACGTTGTGTAAAATTATTGACCCTAAGGCAGAATTTGATCCTCTCTTGGTTCTTTCGATGATCTATAATGCTGCCAAACAATCTCCTGGTGTATCTGTTAGTAACAGAAACTTCTGGATTCAGAGTCAAAGGCCCTATTCCCCTGAGGCTGTTGATTTGGCACTTCAGTGCTGGTCTGGTATTTCAGATCCCATAAGAGTAGAAGCAGTTCTTATTCCTTGTGCGATGGAGGATGGACCTAAGATGGTAAGCCTTAATATATCAGAGAATGAACATTACATGGGTGATATAGCATTGAAGCTCTCTGCAACTGACCCATCTCATGTCCTTGTCTCAAG AACAGTTGACAAAGCATCTTCTGAGATGAGGTTTTATTTCCCAGCTCCGGATGTACAATTTGTTTCTGATTTATCAAAACAATTGGTGGATGATCGTGAAAATCGCAATATGAACTGCATAATAAATAAGCGAGCTTCCTACATTTCTGGCCAAACAATTTATGGAGATGCAGTTTTGGCAAATGTGGGATACACAAGGAGAGATACAGAACTTCAAACTGATCATGTCAATCTATGTACCTATTACAG GATTCTTCTGAGAAAATTACCTGATGGAATTTACAAGATCTCCAAGGACTCAATTCTTGTGGCAGAGCTTCCGTGTGTTTATGCTCGTACCAGTTGGAAAGGCCCCTCTCCACGAGATCTCCTTTGTTCTTTCTGTCGCCTCCAGAGGCTATCAGAACCCTATTTTGCTGCCAATAGGGTAAGTGCATCCTGTAATGTCCTAGGATCAGCTGTGGGCTCTGAAGAGATGGGGTCAGCAAAAGCAACCGCAGGAAATCAGTGCGCAAATGATGGAAGGATTGCCAAGGAAAACCCAGACATGTTCAAGTGCTCTGTCAAAATATATTCAAAGAAGAGGGACCTTTTACTAGAGTATTCTACAGATTATAGCTGGAGCAAGGAAACTGATGCTATTCAGAATTCTGCGTTGAAGGTCTTGATTTGGTTCAATCGTTATTTTAAGCAGCTGAACACGCCTGTGGAGAAGCTATATCTTCCTAAGAGCACTGATGGCTTCACGATATATCCGAATATATTTTTACAAGAATTTGCAATGTGCTTATCTGTCTATGGCAAGACAAGTGGTGGTGATTCAAGAACATGCAGCGCAGTTGGATATTTCTCTATGGATACATCATATCAGCAGCTTGAAAGCAGTGCATTTTTAACAGACATTGATGGTCAAGATTCTGGTGTTTTTCCATCCCATGGATCGTTGGCTTGCATAAGCTACAGTGTTCACCTGTTTATGAAGGACAGCAGAAAGAGATATCTCCTAGAAGTCAATAATGAGTTTGAGTTTGAGATAGGGGCTGGAGCTGTTAGGAATCAGCTTGAATCATGTGCAACCCAACTCTCAGTTAATCAAAGTGCATGCTTTGTAGATCAACTGTCTGATAGGGATTTGAGCCTGGCTGCAGCTTGTGAGTTGTCGTTGGACCTTTCCAAGATATGTAGAG ACAGCTGCGTCTTGGAGTTCTCCGTAAAGGTGTTGCAAGTAACTGAACCTTTAGAAGATAGAATGGAGAAGGCCTTGTTCAATCCCCCTTTATCTAAACAGAGGGTTGAATTTGCTGTTCGGCACATCAACCAGCTGCATGCTACAACATTG GTTGATTTTGGTTGTGGATCTGGTAGCCTTCTTGACTCACTGTTAGAGCATCCAACAACCCTTGAAAAAATTGTTGGTGTTGATATTTCTCGAAAGGGTCTTACGAGAGCGGCAAAG AGCCTTCATCAGAAGCTTAGCAAGAAACTCTTGTTACAAACTAGTGTTCCAACAGCTGTGCTCTATCATGGATCAGTAACAGATTTTGATTCTCGCTTATACGGGTTTGATATTGGCACCTGTCTTGAG GTGATTGAGCATGTGGAGGAGGACCAAGCAAGTTTATTTGGCAACGTTGTATTGAGTTCATTCTGTCCGGCGGTGCTCATTGTTTCCACACCCAACTACGAATACAATCCTATCCTCCAGAGGTCAGCTTTGCCAAACAAGGAAGAGGAGCAGGAACAAGACGCTGGACCTTGCAAGTTCCGCAACCATGACCACAAGTTCGAATGGACGAGGTCCCAGTTCCAGCGCTGGGCTACTCGCCTCGCTGCAAGCCACAACTACAGTGTGGAGTTCAGTGGCGTTGGCGGCTCGAGCGACGAACCTGGCTATGCTTCCCAGATTGCTGTTTTCAGAAGAATGGCGAGAAATCAAGGTGAATCTTCCCTGAACGAGGATGATTCGCACCAACCTTATGAAGTTCTCTGGGAATGGCCTAACGCATCTATACCGTCTCACTGA